A single genomic interval of Ammospiza nelsoni isolate bAmmNel1 chromosome 25, bAmmNel1.pri, whole genome shotgun sequence harbors:
- the ID3 gene encoding DNA-binding protein inhibitor ID-3, with product MKAISPVRSVRSCYEAVCCLSEQSLAIARGSHNKSPALEEPMNLLYDMNDCYSKLRELVPGIPQGTKVSQVEILQHVIDYIFDLQIVLEEGSKGRDPSSEATLFSLKAAELASELRTKDERSLCH from the exons ATGAAAGCCATCAGCCCGGTGCGATCCGTCCGGAGCTGCTACGAGGCTGTTTGCTGCCTCTCGGAGCAGAGTTTAGCCATCGCCCGGGGCAGCCACAACAAAAGCCCGGCCTTGGAAGAGCCCATGAACTTGCTCTACGATATGAACGACTGCTATTCCAAATTGCGGGAGCTGGTGCCGGGCATCCCTCAAGGCACCAAGGTGAGCCAGGTGGAGATCCTGCAGCACGTCATAGACTACATCTTCGACCTCCAAATTGTGCTGGAGGAGGGGTCCAAGGGCCGCGACCCCTCCTCCGAGGCCACCCTATTTTCCCTTAAG GCGGCTGAACTCGCCTCAGAACTCCGCACCAAAGACGAGAGAAGTTTGTGTCACTAA